In Solanum lycopersicum chromosome 3, SLM_r2.1, the genomic stretch CAACATAATTCTCTCTTCAATGGACGTTTTCAAGAGAGAAACTAGAGGTATTGGACAAAATAATCAAAGCTCTTccgattttttattatttaattttttttttcactcaagAATTAAACAACAATATAGGTTTCGCTTCTAAGTCTAAGGAGGATATACGACGGGGAAAAATGCCTGAATATGTCGATGTGCAAAATCCCACACAAATTAATAaccatgaagttgaagaagaccaatttgttggagaagagtatttttgtattttatatacttattgtattttgtgttctatttttttttttttgtgttagttatgtcaatgtaacacattatatgagtttgattgtgtatatttcatagttttgatgtttttttgtattcataaatttggaagtgtacattgaattttgttgttgttttagtcagtatgtatttttgtattttattgttttattgtattttgtatccaTAGATTTGGAATcgtatttcatttatttaatttaatttgtattctgtttttttttttttgtgatagctatgtcaatgtaccacagttagtatttatttttgtatttcatagttttattgttttttgtattcataaatttgaaagtatatattgaattttaatactgttttagttaatatatatttttacgaTTAATAGTTGTATccatttcaaaaattatgttgcattgtttctgaatttgacattttttttaatttgtatttattctaaaggtatgtcaactacttatgagtacaccaaatattcaattatttcttttcaattttatatttcattcactttttcatcatactaattttttgtattttatatattattgtacaaaattcaaaataaaaactagaataaatagaaatacaaataaaatacatattgaaatgaatacatacaagaatttcaaagaataaaataactatataagaaaaaaaatatataaaaatgtaaatacatttcttaaatgactatatagataaatttggcatatttaTTGGAAcgaatataaattataaaaaaactataataaatataaatagaatatattttggaaggaatataattttaaaaaggtaaaaattttggagagaaaaaaaattaaattttatttgaaaatgtaactgatgagaaaattaaggatgcttacctttttttgaaatattctctcctataattttatcccttttgttattaaataattatattctttaaataaaaataaataataaaaacataataagatacataacaaactaaaatatgacatttttactaaatattgaaagtgttgctaaTAAGCCcttttaaatgctaaaatattgacattttttgaaaaatttcccaaTTCAGAATTGGCTAAACTACATAAATCCCACTAGTTTAGGTCCTAATTACTAAGATTTTAGATAGTTTTAAAcatggaaaaattacataaattaatatatttacaaaaataattaccgattttagcgatacttgttgtttattaccatttatagcaatatttttgttaaatctgcaatatatatgaattataattgtttttttaaaatatatcatgttttgtttggtaaaaaattgtcacattgtattataggtgtattaaaatgtgtgataaatatattattcatcattaaaatttgtattatatgtgaataataaattgttctttataatatgtattgaatttgtattataaatgaattaaaaatgaacaaatgacATTGCTATAaaaggtaaatatttttttattatagtataattaTGTAATTTCCCTGTAAATATTACTTTCTCTACCATGTTTCTAGCTTAGAATACATGATTTTGAATccactagatacatgtatatgtcGAATTTTAAAATCGTGatacctattttatttttaaaattaattggtTGTAACTAATTTCCTTAATTAGATGagtaattgatgattttaaaataaatgggCAACTAAttgtgaaaattaaattaatcaaattcttAATATAGGCAAAAATCAAGGATTGTAagtatgtttaattaatttcatttatttttagtttgatactttttgtaataataaattcattaatattattattaataaaaaaacaaaaacaaccaTATTTTGGTCatgtaatttgattaatttcattttattacacttaaataataaatttattaatttgacgTATCTATTATTAATAAATGATGTATCCTACAAAGTAACACTTAGATGCATGAGTATCATACAAGTACATTTCGTATGCATTATTaaagtatttaatattaatttcgTGCATTTGTTatatgtatctatttatatgatataatttcacttcatgtatcttttatatgtatctagtattaatttgatataccaaatatcaatttcattcattatattcaaaaacatGTCTCTTGGAtacatataagtatatatataaatcatgtaTATCCATATATGAAATGAGTATATATCTTATCATCGATCCAAAAAAAGTTAAGATTCaacattctttttttgttaggaactgaaatttttttctcacaAATACATATAATCTTAACTCAGATGCATCAACTCTTAACTAGATACATGTACACCTGATGTGTATCCAACATTGTTGCATAGCTAATGAAGTATTTGTTATATGACGTTAAGTAAATCTTAGCGTAATATTTCCCTTATGATTGAGCAGTTCATACACTCAGATCTATTCTCGGCTTGACTATTAACAAATGAAAGTCAGTCCCTACAACGAGAATAACCAGCCAATAAAGTATttgagaaacaacaaaattaaaaaatataaaacctaatttgtaaagatttttaaaattgaatgtcAAAACATTGTGAACTTTAGCGTAGATACAAAATCAAgatacatgaaaataataatataatagaaacaaATGTATATGTGTATAGTGTTGATTTGAACATGCAAATATCTATGGGCCCAATATGTATTGCGAggatgaaagaagaaaaaagattgGTGGACGTTTGGATGGGGAACACTGATGTGAGATGTGAATATAAAAAATTCGAGTTGATAATGAGGAGTGTGGACCATTAATTAAGgagtttaaatttaatataattatccaatatcatatttaatgatttatgtatctaattaaatcttttaaaatatatgatataaatattaaaagtaataCTATATGTAATTGTTTTAAAGTAGAGGTAAATATAGTATATATGGTAGTGATGTATGTACACATGGTAACTTTGAAAgaatcatgtatatatatgtatatttattttaagaaactaagaaaaaatAAGGATATGATTAACAATGCACcgatgaaaaatatattgtgttattGGTAGAAAGAGGATCTACTTGTGAGACCTAGATTTGAATCAAACTAGATTgttatttcactatttttattttaagcttATCTTAGACTagactattatttttattttaagtttatcttAGACCTCAGGATACCAGTCTTTGGGAACGCAATGCATGTCTTCCACACGGTATTCCGGTACATTCTGAAACAAACTATTTTTACATTTGATAAATCATAAGTAGGTGTACATAAACTATCACTATATTTCATAGTTAGAGGCAAAACTATCactatataataagaaaattctTCCATTGGTATTCatacatgagatcatgatccatGATTTCTCACTAGTTATAGCATCAATGACAATTGAGTGAACGAAGTTATGTTTCATCATGCATATTATTAGTGTACTTGTTTGACGACAAAAGCAATCCATGCATGTTTATTTGTTCACGTCACATTATGATTCCTTTGAGTCTACTCAATGTTTGCATGCTTTCCCTTTTTACTGCTACAAACAGCATTTGCCCAAAAGCGTGCGTATATATTCGATCATCAAAGCCATCATGTTTTACCTAAAAAGAATATCAAACATACTATACtccaaaatcatgaaaatacaCTAGTACGACTCATGTTTTCTTTTATGGGTTGCTTgtgttttctttttagtttgttgcAAGAAATATAACTTACAAATAGTGGAGCATCCAAGATGGGATCATCAGGTTCACGTGAACCTATGCTCTCCTCCTGAAATTATATATAGtagtattataattttaaaaaaaatatttagatatagATATGTGATAAAGTATTATACTGAATGATTATGATTTGGTTCACCTTTCAAAGtgattttagaaatttgaattttttatttattttattttatttttcttttataaaattggGCAATGCCCTCTAAATGGTTTGGATTGGTAAAAATATCTTTGGacatacaattttaaaattttaattatttttagtgataAGAACCTAAATATTAAAACTTAAACCTATCAAATTATATCTTAGATCCTTTTTTACGTGATAGTGCACACATCATCTCAAAATCATGGATATGCCTCTGCTTACAAACTATGATATtgctatttttaattaattaaggtctGCACTCTCCATCCCGAATGCATTTCTTTTTTCGAGTTAATTTCATAGGCGGATCTAGGGACTAGGATACTGGGAACGGGTTTAACTTTAATAAAGGAAATCACTTAAGCTTATATATTgtaacaacatatttttttaaacgaaTTTTTTtcgtgaaaaaaattaataaattttaagacaGAATATAATTTGTCATAAATTAGATACATTATTAGTGACGAGATAATGTGTCATCAATAACTTTAAATTCGTGACTAACACTAGTAATGTATGGGaccaattaattttttggtggaaAACTTTTAATGGACAAAACTGCTACCTATTTTTACGTTTCATCACTAAAACTATGTTTCTCATATATTTAAGTACGAAAAGAAAATTGTGTCactaaaaatgaacaattaatgACGAACTTCATATCGTAGCTAATAATTTTGTAGCTATATTTGTTGTAGTGTAGTTGACCTTGAgcacatatatataaagttttctttttttctttatttaagattagtgaaaattcataaatttcaaatcttaaatttatgttgattaatTCTTATAGgtataattattaatatcataaactcgTGATAAACTAAATAGAATATGTTCTAGAATTACATGTCGGGTCAAaggtttttttataaaaaagtaaatgagAGTAATATCCACGAATTATATGATACGACAAAATCCATCATTAAATGCCTTCAATACGAAACCTTGTCAACAAATTGTGGcacaacaaaattatatattgaagTTGTGGCAACATATAAACTactaaaaattacaataaaataaatactggATTAGTAAATAGCCACGTCATTTCAATCAATTGCCTAGTCAGCCATGGCCCAAGTCATATCATTTTCAAATATCCAATGGCATACTTCAATAAGACCCGGACCCGACCCTAATGCCACGAATGCCCCGTGACCTGGACTCCATGATGACGTGTCAACATGACAAATGGCAACACCATGATTTATCTTAACCTTTGTGTCTACGTTAAGAATGTCTGCTTGGTAGACCCTCACTTTTGGAACAGAGTGGCAGTAATACAGTAGGTAAGGGTACAGGCTTTGATGGCATGACACTGATTTCGTCACTCTTCCGCCGTTGATTCCCTTGACCTTTCCGATCATGATTTCTCCCATTGACCCGGCTACGTTATCGGTAGTCCTCACAACCACATTGTGGCCTAAAATTGAGACTGCAAAGTCAATCATGTCTTCAATAGACGCCACGCATTGCTTGTTCTCTCCTGGGCTAGGAGCACGCTCGCACTCTGCGAGCGTGTTCCCGATTACATGCTCCATGGTGGAGTTCTCCCGTGCGCGGAAAATGGACTGGAGCTCGTTCAACTCCTTGGTAGAAAACGGTAATTTAGACGAAATTGTCCGGggcaaaaatgaccttccgggcATTTTGTCACGAATGTCAGGCATTTTCATCACGGTCCCTTCTTTCAACATGGATTCCCGAAAAAACTTACCCTCTTCAACCCATTTATTCACAGTTTTGCCACTAGTCTTCAATGAACCGGTTTTTTTTGTGTAACCCGCAAAATTGACACCCTTTGGAGAGTACTCTTTGAATGAATTGTTTACACCATAAACCTTAAACCCAACAGAAGGAAATTTAGCTCCTTGACTCCCATATCCTTTGAAAATATCGTGTCCTTCGTTAAACGATTTTccgtaatttaaaaaattcacctTGCCTGTATTCGAACCCCTTGCATAAGACGTAAATGTGTCAGTACCTGCATTTGCTGCATCCCTATAACTTTCGAAACTATCAATCCCACTATTGCCACCCGAACCataattcttgaaattattATTCGGGTTGTTAGAATTCGACGAGTAAGCCTTAAATGAATCGTTAGCAGCATTGCCCGATTCGCCATAGCCACTAAACGATGATCCAATAACATTTGATGTATCACCATAATTAGTAAATTCAGCTGGAACCCCATTTCCGTTTTTCGCATAACTGATAAAAAATTCCCTTCCGGAATTCGTATCACGTACATAGCTATTGAACGAAAACTTATGATTATTACCATCGGAATCGTAAGAAGCGAATCGAAGATCCGGTACATTAACACGTGGCATGTAGCTCTGGAAAGTTCCTCCGCCGCCGGTAGCTCCCGCGGCGTAGGATGTGAAATTTCCAGTAGCTACATTCCCATCCGCGGCGTAACTCGTGAAATCCTCGTGATGGCCAGTGGAGCTCCGGCTGTATTTGGTAAATTCTCCGGTAGCGAAGTTTATACCGTCggaataatttttgaaatcgtCTCCTCCGCCGAGCCGTCCAGATCCATAGGTAGcgaattttttgttgttgtagaCGGCAAATTTTGCATCGGTACTAGGGGTTTTGTCAAGGTATGGGTTGGATTCGGAGAAACAGAACAATTTGGCAGAGGAGCAGAAGGTGGAAATGTGGCCGGAGAGTGACTTTTGGGTGGCGAGATTTGTGAAGAAGGCGGCGTCCACGGCGGATAGCGGCGAGGCTTTTGAAAAAAGGAAATCCGGTTTAGGGAGTTTATTGGAAATTTGCTTATTCCAATATCGAACCAGTGAAGCTTTTACTGAAAATGGATTTTCTTTAGGTATTAATGAATTCTTTCTAATCTGTGCATTTGTTTGCGCCAATGAATAATCCTacaaaaataatgacaaattagaAAAGTTGACAATTCTCTATTCAGCTAGCGACACAAATTTATCGttaaaaaaatacacaagtTTGCTAAAATACAAACTTTATCAATAACACGATACGTTACGTTTCGATTGagaatgataaatttaaaaaacttaagCTTGTTAGTTACACTTACAATGGAGGAAGAAgacaagaagaagatgaagaggatAGAAATGTTGAGCTTGACATTTCTCATGTCCATTTTCATCTGTTTGGCTATTGGCCTTCTTCTATGTTTTGAGTCATAAACTTATGGAGGATAACGACATAAATAGAAGATATGAGGTGTTTTTCTGTACTTCCCTATTTTACTGACAGTACTTTTTTTAACCAAtgttcattttttacttttattttcttactttcggcgtataatattaatttgaataaCATAGTTACTAACAAAGAGACAGAGATTCTCATTGTCCGTATtcttttaacaaaagaaaataatactcTCCACTTCTGACTCAGATCTAAATAGAGGATTtcagtaaattaataaaaattatgaaggTCAGATCACATGGTTATATTGTGATGTATTTTCTCCGAAAGCTATTTTTACGGCTCAAATCTATAACTTCATGATCACATGACAATAAGTTTTAATAATTACGTCACGGCTCCCTGCTAGAACCACATGTAGCCAAATTATGAACAAAAGGGAAGTTGCTTTACTTTTTGTACAAGGATCAACTCTCATAATATGGTTaaaactaaaccatagatattgaCAAATTATGAGATAaggaacttttaaaaaaattaaagcagCTTCCTTTTTGTTCATAATCCTAACAAATCTTTAAAGGAACTTAGAAGGACCTTGAGTACTCTTCCTAAGCAAATCTTTAAAGTTCTTCTTAAAGTAACGTTTAAcaattttcatatcatgataggAATGTATAAACAAATCGAGAATTCATAATAAGtgtaattttattcattatatctatgtgtatatattttgaatgtttttagtataaatataaataagaactAGATCAATTGAATCTCACAATTCGCCTGAATTCATCTGAgcccattattttttctatacaGATAATATTAAGTACCTTAAAAGGAAGCTAAATCGCGAATCTATGTTTACTACTTTGTTCGAAAACATCCAAATGCAAACTAAAGAATAGGTAGCATCTTTGAAAAGAAGAAATACAGTCTGGTGATACGATAAAAACATATTACTATACTCCAACATCTGCTCTATCTATCTAGTACTTAAACAACTGTGGACCTGAAAGAGGTTAATTGAAGGTTGTCCACAGCATGCTTTCgatatttttcattgaaaaattTAGCTAAACTTAGCAAATTGACAAGTTGAAGATAATATTGGTGGACCACGTTATCAAAGCATTAGTTTCGTGCACGGAAAACAAGACAAATTGCAGGCATAGCAGTGCAGTACTACTACTAACTCACCACTGACCAGATTCCTATTGGATGCATACACATCTAGGCTTttcctaaatatatatttaacccGCTCATTTGATACTTCATACCCCTAAAATTAGCTATGCCCAAATAAAGTAATCGAGAGATTAAATAGAATACAGTCAAGTTTATAAGAGTCTTGACTACATAGAGatagaattaattaatgatctAAAAACTAAATCAGTTAAatattgttaaagaatgactaATGTTTATAATGATGATCAATGAGTGGACTTTTTATAAagtttgtacaatttttttttctttgagttAGCTTTTGCGTGTGAGTTAGGCTTAACGCCTAacttaacatggtatcagaatATTGCTCATCTCACCCCTCACCCGATGTTGAAACTCAGATTAATGAGATGAATAGACTCTTTATAAGACTTAAACAATCCTTCTCATTTTAAGCCTTTAAGATGTGAGTTAGACGTAGGActtaatttaacatattaaaaacatagagataatataatatcaatatgattCAACAAGAGTACAAGGAACAATCTCAGACATGCTTCGTT encodes the following:
- the LOC101247712 gene encoding polygalacturonase 1 beta-like protein 3, whose product is MKMDMRNVKLNISILFIFFLSSSSIDYSLAQTNAQIRKNSLIPKENPFSVKASLVRYWNKQISNKLPKPDFLFSKASPLSAVDAAFFTNLATQKSLSGHISTFCSSAKLFCFSESNPYLDKTPSTDAKFAVYNNKKFATYGSGRLGGGDDFKNYSDGINFATGEFTKYSRSSTGHHEDFTSYAADGNVATGNFTSYAAGATGGGGTFQSYMPRVNVPDLRFASYDSDGNNHKFSFNSYVRDTNSGREFFISYAKNGNGVPAEFTNYGDTSNVIGSSFSGYGESGNAANDSFKAYSSNSNNPNNNFKNYGSGGNSGIDSFESYRDAANAGTDTFTSYARGSNTGKVNFLNYGKSFNEGHDIFKGYGSQGAKFPSVGFKVYGVNNSFKEYSPKGVNFAGYTKKTGSLKTSGKTVNKWVEEGKFFRESMLKEGTVMKMPDIRDKMPGRSFLPRTISSKLPFSTKELNELQSIFRARENSTMEHVIGNTLAECERAPSPGENKQCVASIEDMIDFAVSILGHNVVVRTTDNVAGSMGEIMIGKVKGINGGRVTKSVSCHQSLYPYLLYYCHSVPKVRVYQADILNVDTKVKINHGVAICHVDTSSWSPGHGAFVALGSGPGLIEVCHWIFENDMTWAMAD